A window of Perognathus longimembris pacificus isolate PPM17 chromosome 6, ASM2315922v1, whole genome shotgun sequence contains these coding sequences:
- the LOC125353900 gene encoding 1,25-dihydroxyvitamin D(3) 24-hydroxylase, mitochondrial encodes MSSPMGKSRSLAAFLRRLRSLHQPPRPMGSKPCAPSPRREVPLCPPMASAETQSACALPGPTNWPLLGSLLEILWKGGLKKQHDTLAEYHQKYGEIFRMKLGAFDSVHLGSPGLLEALYRTEGAHPQRLEIKPWKAYRDHRQEGYGLLILEGEDWQRVRSAFQKKLMKPVEVSKLDNKMNEVLADFVGRIAELSDARGHIEDLYGELNKWSFESICLILYEKRFGLLQRNAEEEALNFITAVKTMMSTFGRMMVTPVELHKSLNTKVWQDHMLAWDTIFKSVKACVDNRLEKYSQHPGTDFLCDIYHHHQLSKKELYAAVTELQLAAVETTANSLMWILYNLSRNPQVQQRLLREIQSILPENQVARAEDLRKMPYLKACLKESMRITPSVPFTTRTLDKTTVLGDYVLPKGTVLMLNTQVLGSDEDSFEDADQFRPERWLRGPRKISPFAHLPFGVGKRMCIGRRLAELQLHLALCWIVRRYEMVATDREPVEILHLGLLVPSRELPIAFVPR; translated from the exons ATGAGTTCCCCGATGGGCAAGTCGCGCTCCCTGGCCGCCTTCCTGCGACGGCTGCGCAGCCTCCATCAGCCCCCCAGACCCATGGGGTCGAAGCCGTGCGCGCCCTCTCCGCGGCGCGAGGTGCCCCTGTGCCCCCCGATGGCCTCGGCCGAGACGCAGAGCGCGTGCGCCCTGCCCGGCCCCACCAACTGGCCCCTGCTGGGCAGCCTGCTGGAGATTCTTTGGAAAGGGGGCCTGAAGAAGCAGCACGACACGCTG GCCGAGTACCACCAGAAGTACGGCGAGATCTTCCGCATGAAGCTGGGCGCCTTCGACTCCGTGCACCTGGGCTCCCCCGGCCTGCTGGAGGCGCTGTACCGCACCGAGGGCGCGCACCCGCAGCGCCTGGAGATCAAGCCCTGGAAGGCCTACCGCGACCACCGCCAGGAGGGCTACGGGCTGCTCATCCT GGAAGGGGAGGACTGGCAGAGGGTTCGCAGCGCTTTCCAGAAGAAACTCATGAAGCCCGTGGAAGTTAGCAAGCTGGACAACAAAATGAACGAG GTCTTGGCTGATTTTGTGGGTAGAATAGCTGAGCTTTCTGATGCCAGAGGCCACATTGAGGACTTGTACGGCGAGCTGAATAAATGGTCCTTTGAAA GTATCTGCCTCATCTTATACGAGAAGAGATTTGGGCTCCTTCAAAGGAATGCAGAGGAAGAGGCTCTGAACTTCATCACGGCCGTCAAAACA ATGATGAGCACCTTTGGGAGGATGATGGTCACCCCAGTAGAGCTGCACAAGAGCCTCAACACCAAGGTGTGGCAGGACCACATGCTGGCCTGGGACACCATCTTCAAGTCGG TCAAGGCGTGTGTCGATAACCGGTTAGAGAAATATTCCCAGCATCCTGGCACCGATTTCCTCTGTGATATTTATCACCACCACCAGCTTTCCAAGAAGGAGCTGTACGCGGCTGTCACCGAGCTCCAGCTGGCTGCGGTGGAAACG ACAGCAAACAGCTTGATGTGGATTCTCTATAATCTATCCCGAAACCCGCAAGTACAACAAAGACTTCTTCGGGAAATTCAAAGTATATTACCTGAGAACCAGGTGGCCCGGGCAGAGGATTTAAGGAAAATGCCTTACTTAAAGGCCTGCCTGAAAGAGTCCATGAG GATTACCCCCAGTGTGCCATTTACAACTCGAACTCTTGACAAGACCACAGTCCTGGGTGACTATGTTTTACCCAAAGGA ACGGTGTTGATGCTAAATACCCAGGTGCTGGGGTCCGATGAAGACAGTTTTGAGGATGCAGACCAGTTCAGACCAGAACGCTGGCTTCGAGGGCCGAGGAAGATCAGCCCCTTCGCACACCTCCCGTTCGGCGTCGGGAAGAGGATGTGCATCGGCCGCCGGCTGGCCGAACTCCAGCTCCACCTGGCGCTGTGCTGG ATCGTTCGCAGATACGAGATGGTGGCCACCGACCGCGAGCCCGTGGAGATTCTGCAtctgggcctcctggtgcctagCCGTGAGCTCCCCATTGCCTTCGTCCCGCGGTAG